A segment of the Hyla sarda isolate aHylSar1 unplaced genomic scaffold, aHylSar1.hap1 scaffold_3291, whole genome shotgun sequence genome:
agacaggctccctgtcatcagctgactagtgagtcaggtctcggctgcattgcaacctgggaaaaatccgagacaacagtcattttgtattctgttaaaaataaatattggggtgaaaatcacagaagaattgtgagaaaaccgtcacacacaggtacagacactatattatgaaatacactaactttacagcccctgtagtatagtcaaataaaaaaaaatcctggaatacccctttaaattagaagcattaccgtatatactcgagtataagccgacccgagtataagccgagacccctaatttcaacccaaaatcccaggaaaagttattgactcgagtataagcctagggtgggaaatacctcatccccccctgtcatcatccagacccgtcattaacatcctcatcatccccttgtcatcatcccacacatccccccttcatcatccccttgtcatcatcccacacatccccttatcatcccacacatccccccttcatcatccccttgtcatcatcccacacatccccttatcccacacatcccccttcatcatccccttgtcatcatcccacacatccccttatcatcccacacatccccccttcatcatccccttgtcatcatcccacaccccccccccttcatcatccccacacccccccccccccccccccccttcatcatcctcttctcatcattcgccctcagtggtcttcaacctgcggacctccagaggtttcaaaactacaactcccagcaagcccgggcagccatcggctgtccgggcttgctgggagttgtagttttgaaacctccggaggtccgcaggttgaagaccactgcggccttcaacatcatccagccccctctcaccccctttagttctgaatactcacctccgctcggcgctggtccggtcctgcagggctgtccggtaaggaggtggtccggtgaggaggtggtccgggctgctatcttcaccgggggcgcctcttctccgcgcttccggcccggaatagagccgttgcctagacaacgacgcatctgcgtcgttgtcaaggcaacgtgactattctgaggccgggcccgaagcgcttagaagaggcctccccggtgaagatagcagcccggaccacctcctcaccggacgacctcctcaccggacagtcctgcaggaccggaccagcgccgagcggaggtgagtactcagaactaaagggggtgagagggggctggatgatgttgaaggccgcagtggtcttcaacctgcggacctccggaggtttcaaaactacaactcccagcaagcccggacagccgatggctgccctggcttgctgggagttgtagttttgaaacctctggaggtccgcatgttgaagaccactgcgggtgggggagttcactcgagtataagccgaggggggtgttttcagcacgaaaaatcgtgctgaaaaactcggcttatactcgagtatatacggtactttagtAAGTCACTTCCACCTACTGCAGCATAGTCAcgacccctggagaccatgtgacttatgacataatggccctgatttactaagactggaggggagttttctttgtggcttttaattctctacaattttttttagcagTATCTACTaagatttccctttttttttttatttttttttattttttttcacacattctgatctgtcgggttttaatcagctgaaatccaccacattttctgtggaaaccttaataaatatgttgggtttttgtggaaATGTTGGAAACACGCCCTTTTTTAGGTAACCACGCCCCTCTTCGCatcagccacacccctttttaggcttttctcagtaaaatggaggtACATGTAAAAAGAcaagaagcgctccatagtgcattaaaaGGGTAATATAACTAAGCCGATATTATCGGATGCGCTTACCCAATAGGTTGTGCAAAGTCAGGCACAACGCTGTAAAAGGTATTCCACAATGCAGCCAGTCCCACCACCGCAACGGTGTAGCAAATGTAGCAAAaacctccaaactccacaaggGCTTGAATCGGCGCAGAATGGATGAGGAACAAGATCACTAGACGATTTAtttggaacaacgcgtttcgatgcCAGGACAGGCGTCTTTCAAGTTCACAAGTTGTGAACTTGAAAAAGACGCCTGTCCTGGCATCGAAACGCCTTGTTCCAAATAAATCGCCTAGTGATCTTGTTCCTCATCCATTCTGCGCCGATTCAAGtccttgtggagtttggaggtttttgctacctcagtaaaatggagagtttcttgggcttcccccccccccccccccccccccatatctggTGCAGATATTTCAGACGCACAAGCCAACAGAATGTCGGGTTATTCAGGGCCACTGtctctgggaaaggtcagagacaacagtaaaataaagacTTGCATTACAGCATTTTCGGATGTGGGTGCATGAAATTTACATTTAtatcctatcctgtgaataggggaaagtagtttaaaggggtactccggtggaaagcttatttattttatttgttttaaatgaactgttgccagaaagttaagtttaaaagattttgtaaattacttctattttaaaatcttaatccttccagtacttatcagctgccatataatacagaggaagttcttttctttttggatttcttttctgtctgaccacagtgctctctgctgacacctctgtccatgtcaggaactgtccagagcaggagaaaatccccagagcaaacatgatgctttggacagttcctaaaatggacagtggtgtcagcagaaagcactgttgtcagacagaatggaaatcctaaaagaaaacaatttcctctgtagtatacagcttctaagtactggaaggattacaaatctgtttaactttctggcaccagttgatttaataaaaaataaataaataaattccaccagagtacccctttaagtactggagTTCCCTTCTAAAGAAAAACTTGTCTTGCTATGGCTACAAAGACTGTTCTCCAATCTTAAAGTTTATTAGGCCCAATGCAACTTTTTCTTGTTTGCCAAGATAGAGAACCCTCTAGGCTGCAGAATCTAGGGCACTgtgttccaaccagggtgcctcaaactgttgaaaactacaactgccaggatgcctggacaaccgaaggctgttcgggcatcctgggagttgtagttttgcaacagctggaggcaccttagttGATCTTGGATGATTTCCAAGCTTTTGTGGATGCATGAAAACGAGACAAAGTGGTGCACTGAGGTAAAAGAAGCCTATTACtttgtattataacttggcatcatgggctcaaaggttgAAGAATAgaaaatcttggaataccccttttgcaGCCTTTAGACCACATGGACCCTAGAAAACAAGAGACTGGAGCTGcctcattgacttctatgggagagttttGTAGACATGCTCTGTGACTTCTGCAGAGATCATTGCGCAGGGAGGAGGgaagctgtgaccatcacctattaTGAACGGTGTGAGCCTCTCTTATCTTTACACTGGTGTCGCCTTTCATTGTAatcctgctggaaagtgatctgtacagaatagGAAGTGTCAGACTCTTGTCAGGCTCGGTGATCAGTGTGAAAACTACAAGATTTCAGAAGAAGCTCCACAAATAAAAAGTAACAACTTTAATATGAAAAATATTCAAGTTTGACAATGCATTTCCTTaaaacgtacctgtcagatcccacgaaAAAAAACTGCTATATGTTACTCtgtacccaatcctgatcatgtacatgtaatttttgtcTCAATCACCAATATTTCACTAAGAAATAGCATATTATAGCTgctcaatgtgttttttttttttttttttatctatctaaaaGGAGGAggcgtgtccttctcttgcctgcactgtgctgactcctcccctccctcactctgctgattcACTGCTCTTGGAGGAGCATATCAGCGCTGCTCTGtaacctttcctctctggttttatgctgtgtgtgtgtgtgtgtgtgtgtgtgtgtgtgtgtgtgtgtgtgtgtatatatatatatataatatacacacacgatttattgcctgtactctaccaccaaagacaatatggtgagtgtataacttaaatcttcctaaataagtgcaaaggtttagtgctaaaagtaatttttttttttgttttttatttttttgccatactttttgtatattttcccttttgtcattcatgtgtatcatcctttgccagtcctgtaatgctgggacttatagttttggaatagttgtagATACTGTACAGTGttttggataacttttttttttaaatttatttgcagcagtgttgcctacagcttttgcaaaactacaactcccagcattcccagttgTCACAACCGCATTCCTAATATATTAGTATTGGTAGGAATTGTTATTGGAGAATCCCTTCTTTGTCCTCCTAGGTGTCCCTCCTTCTGGAAGTCTTCGGACTCCATGGAAACATGACCCGAATTAAGATCAATGAGATCAAACCTCTAAAACCTCGATATGAGGTTCCAGACGTGTTGGTTGGGACACCGACCCctgaaaagtaagtgacccccacACTGGTCTATGACAGGCAGGTGCTTTTGTCATGTCACTAGGCTTCGTGTGTATTCATGACTATTGGGACAGTTTGCAGGTGACTGGGCAGGATGATAATACCCTTGAACTGTCCTTGGGAAGCGATGAGCACAAGCTTCTAGTGACCGGATCACCGTTCCGATTGGATATCCTGGCAGGGCGAGACTTGGTCCTGAGCGTCAATTCTCGCGGGTTGCTTTACTTCGAGCATTTTACAGAACGAAAAGACACGTGAGTAATATGGGGATATGGGGTAGTAGTGAATGCCCAATAGTGGTTGGGTGGAGATTTTTGGGCCTTGGCACAGAATCATAATGAAATTGATTACATTATTGGGGTGCTTGGTtggcttttttgtttttctcctgGGAATTGACACTGAaatgtgtttttctttctttttttgctctATGCCCCAtccctttatttttctttcttcccTCTACTCTCCTGCCCCATCACCTCCCAGTCTCTCGGCTAAAGTTAGTAGCGCTGTCGGTAACATGTGGCATAAAGTGAAGAATCTTTTCTCTAGGTAATCATTGATCCTGCTTGCAAACTGACTTTAACACACGACTGACCTGCTTGAGTGGTGACTAGAACACACGTGACTTAAAGGGACAGCACATAGGGGACCAAGGGCAATTTCTTTCTGATTTTCCATTTTCAGCTGACTAAAGAGATCTGTGTTTGTGTCGGTGtaaattttatataatatatatatatatatatatatatatatatatatttttttactaactTGATATATCGGTAACTGGGTACTGATACCCCCACCAATCATTAAAAGCCcttggctaaggctgcattcacatctcgtttttatactacgggtgctggatccagctgggggaggggcaaaccgggctctcccgtaccccagccggaccagcgctgaactccattcactttaatgagccgaccggagtcaaacggtgactcctgttggatcatttttgacccgtattcagttttgtgaccggacctaaaaacgttGCGTGCGCTTGCAGCAGTAATTTGCCTTACAGTTAATGCgaactttcttttatttttgctgctatctatatgaATATAGCATATAATGCAGAGTAACCCAAATAACATAAACCTGTAGATATTGCGGAGTTTGGCTccctcttttccaggcagtgATAGGTTCGCCTTAAGTGCCTATCCAGGTTAGATAAATGTCAGCAAAACACATGTAAGATGGTGGAAATGGTCTTCTGTCTAAtgctgtgttttccaaacagtatccttccagctgttgcaaagccataacgcccagcatgcagtGTACTGCTTCTCCCTGCTTGTTGTTACGATCAATTGGGGTCTAAACACTAAGACCCCGAACGATCAAAACTGCTGCTGAGAAGCCTGTCCGTAGAGCAGTAGATAACAATTGTATATACACAAGGGACAGCTGCCAAAGCTTTATAGGTGGCCAgaaatgagagggaagccttgatttacctttcaggaacGGTTTGAATAATCTTCGGCTCGTTTCAGGTATACAGCCCAGGCATTCTCAGACTCTTTCCTTCTCCCCTCCTTAGAGCTCATGCTAAGCCCATCCCAACTTCCTGAGTTTTGTCCTGATctagctgttactagagacagattcaCCCTGACAACTGGCAGTGAATAGTAGTTTACagggaagtgagacacctagtggccaagactatatctctatataaatatatatatttaatatttttttttcttcttttggtgTAAGAAGTAATTTTTGccaaataaagtaatttacaaatatgttagaaatCACAGTCAAAAATAATCGAATGGTCACTTGTTTTAAACCGTGTAATAGCctaacgcttttttttttttttttttttttttttttctttctgcgtTTTCCTCATAGCTTTGATGGTGTAGGCTGTTATGTTTTGTAGGATAAGAATGTTAAGGAGCAGCAGAATGACTTTATTGTAGTCGTCTTAGAATGACCGCTGTAGTGATAGTAGTCACCTGTACACAGCTATACATAGTGTTAGATTACATATCCCTTCATCCTCATCATACCCTTTTCATCTTCTAATCCtttccctcctctctaccttgcCTCTCTGCCTCTATATCCCATCCTCCTGGAAGCGTCACTCCTCACCCCTCGTCTTTGTTCGGCTTGTAGTGACCCAGAGAAGACGGAGGAATCCGCTGGAACTGATGATGAAAACCAAGGAGAGGAGGAAGCGGCAAAGGAAGAAGAAACCAAGAAGGTGAGCGATGATGGGGATGTATGTAGacaaagatttatttattttttatattttagttgtTTTAATATAAAACTAAAACCAATAAATATCTACACTCTATTGAAATCCACAAAATGCAGAAAAATACACTGAATTCAGGGAAAAGATAAAATAGCTGAAGATCCAGGATGCACCAGGTAGGCAAGGATTGAAcaggtagaccagtgtttccctaccagggtgccaacagctgtttcaaaactgcaacccccagactttggctgtccgggcatgctgagacttgtagttttgcaacagctggaggcaccttaaaACACTTTTCCTTTTATCCATAAGATAAGGGCAATAGTGATCGCAGACAGTCCGACTGCTGGTAGCCCCCAATCTTGAGAACAGGCAACAGAGTTTAAGCTCAGAATGGAGCGGAGAGTTGTGCATGTGCTCCATTTATTGTctttggcagtgtttccaaagccaggttcctccagctgatgcaaaactacaactcccagctagtcTGGACcgcctctggctgtctgggcatgctgtgagttgtagctttgcagcaggtggaggcacctggttgggaGACGCTGGTCTATGGAGTTGCCAGAGGTAGCAGAGTAGAGCGCACAGTCATCCGCAGCTCCATAGACGATTAGTGAATGCAGGCACCATTCTCCATTCCATTCCAAGGTGAGGcttggggccccccccccccccccccaagcctcACCTTGGAATGGAATGGAGAATGGTACCTGCGTTCACTAATCGTGGTCCTcgtggtcccagcagttggactcaCTTTGATAAGACCCACATTTTTTTATCCACAAGATAGATGGAGGAGTGTTATAAGTTGGAATACTATGCTATTATATTTGAATAAGTTTTTTAGGGATCTTTAATCTATTGCCTATGCTCGGGGTTGGTCATCCATATCAGATGGAGGTCCTATGCCTGGCACATGCAAACACAGTAAATGGATGCAGAAGCAGCTCTGTGCATTGGAGCGTGGCCATCTTGGGTTACTACAGCTCGGGTGCCCTTGAAGCAAATAGCCCTGTGTGCCAATTATaacactggtctcttatggggcagatctGCTTTTAAAACCcctttaggcaccagggccctggtgcgtctacctctgcaccccctatagctacccCCCTCCTTGAAGCATATAGGAGCTAAGGTTCGGCAACCCAGCACTGTCGCAACACTGTGTATGGCGCTGTCTGCTTGCGGCTCTGTTCTGTGTATCTGCAGGTTGTTGAACGACCACTTATCTGATATTGATGTACTATCCTGAGCCTACGGCATCAATAAAGTCCTCCAAAaacacctcttaaaggggtactcctgtagagcatttatttatttatttatttattttttttatcaactggtgccagaaagttacagatttgtaaattacttctattaaaaaatcttaatccttccagtactttttagggggctgtatactacaaaggaaatgcttttctttttggatttctctgatgtcacgaccacagtgctctctgctgtccatttttggaactgtccagagcaggagaaaatccccatagcaaacacatgctgctctggacagttgctaaaaagcagaggtcagcagagaccactgtggtcgtgacatcagagaaatcccaaaaaaaaagaatttcct
Coding sequences within it:
- the LOC130330019 gene encoding neutral alpha-glucosidase AB-like → LLGLALVFSVCLTPGLSVDRSNFKTCEQSSFCRRQRKFEPGSSPYRALLGSAKLTADKLEIQLINDKTQVSLLLEVFGLHGNMTRIKINEIKPLKPRYEVPDVLVGTPTPENLQVTGQDDNTLELSLGSDEHKLLVTGSPFRLDILAGRDLVLSVNSRGLLYFEHFTERKDTLSAKVSSAVGNMWHKVKNLFSSDPEKTEESAGTDDENQGEEEAAKEEETKKPEEDEPGMWEETFKTHTDSKPN